The sequence CTTCTCCAAAATACGGAGATACGGTCTCTTTTACTTAACTTTTTTGTATTTGTTTGTTCTGCCATTTTTTCACTTCCTTTAATAGTCATTTAAAATTTCATCAAGCGGATCTCCCCCACCGCCAGTATTTCCACCTCCGCCATGGTTATTAAATTCCGGAGACAATTGTAAATAAACTAGAGCTAAAACGAGACCAATAATTCCCATGGCGATTAAGTTCAAGTCTGAAACGGCGGCCAATGCAAATCCAACAAAAAAGAAGGGCCAAACTTTTGGTGTTGCCATCATATTAATAACCATCGCATAACCGACAGCAACAATAAATCCACCGGCTACCGCTAGTCCACCTGTAAGCCAGTCAGGAATTGCGTTCAATGCATTTGTCACCGCACTTGCAGGTACAGCAACAATGATGGCTGCGGGAATGGCAATTCGTAGACCTTGCAACATTAATGCCCCTAAATGGTACATCTCGACACCTCGAAATGATCCTTCCGCCGCTTTCCTATCTGCACCGTGCGCGAGTCCAACTGTAACGGAACGAACAAAAATCGTTAATACTTGTCCAGCAACGGCTAGAGGAATGGATAAGGCAATTCCTTCTTCAACGCCTGCTCCCTTCATCGTAACCAATATGGCTGATGCTATTGAGGCTAATGCCGCATCCGGTGCCACAGCAGCACCAATATTCATCCAACCTAATGCGATTAACTGTAATGTACCGCCAAGAACAATCCCTTCTATAAGTTGTCCTGTCACTAAACCTATTAACGTACAAGCTACAATCGGCTGATGAAATTGAAATTCATCGAGAATTCCCTCCATTCCAGCCAAAAATGCGACGAGTATCACTAATACAACTACAATTACTGTCATGTTTGCTCCTCCTGTCTATCAAATGTGCCTAAACATGTCTGCACACTTCTCGGAATAAAGTTCAAACTGAGATTTATGATTTGACCATTTTTGCTTTTTTTAATAATTCCCATAAATTTTGTTGTGAATCTGCAGGAACTTTTCGCACATCAAACTTGACCCCTTGATCACGTAAATATGTAAAAGCCTCAACATCTTTTTCATCCACAGATAATACATTGTTAATCATCACTTTACCTTCAGAATGAGCCATCGAACCAACATTAACTTCTGGCAGTTCGACTCCACCTTTCACTACTTCTGCTACATCTTCTGGGTTTTCAAACAATAATAATGCAACAGTTTTTCCAAAGCGAGGATCGTTCCAAACCTCTATCATTTTCCGAATTGGAATAACATTCGCTTTTACGCCTGGTGGTGCAGCTTGGGTAATTAATGTTTTCCGTAAGTCATCTTTAGCCACATTGTCGGAAACAACGATGATTCGATTTGGATTGACCGCCTTTGTCCATGCTGTTGCAACTTGTCCATGGAGCAATCGTGAATCAATACGTGCTAAGGCAATTTTTATTTTTCCGTCACCAACAACCGTCCCTTCTGGTAGTGCTTTTTTTGGTTCGGCCGATGTTGTTTTAGCTGTTGTTTTTTCTGGTTCTAATGTTTCAGGCCTTACTCGAATACCTTCTTTCGCTGTTGCAATAATATTTTTTGCAATCTCCTGGGCTGAATTCATCGAA comes from Bacillus andreraoultii and encodes:
- a CDS encoding PTS mannose/fructose/sorbose transporter subunit IIC, encoding MTVIVVVLVILVAFLAGMEGILDEFQFHQPIVACTLIGLVTGQLIEGIVLGGTLQLIALGWMNIGAAVAPDAALASIASAILVTMKGAGVEEGIALSIPLAVAGQVLTIFVRSVTVGLAHGADRKAAEGSFRGVEMYHLGALMLQGLRIAIPAAIIVAVPASAVTNALNAIPDWLTGGLAVAGGFIVAVGYAMVINMMATPKVWPFFFVGFALAAVSDLNLIAMGIIGLVLALVYLQLSPEFNNHGGGGNTGGGGDPLDEILNDY
- a CDS encoding mannose/fructose/sorbose PTS transporter subunit IIB produces the protein MVGIVLASHGEFAKGILQSGTMIFGEQEDVLAVTLSPSEGPDDLKAKLIQAVSVFENQDEVLFLVDLWGGTPFNQANSIFEDHKDKWAIVSGLNLPMLIEALSLRFSMNSAQEIAKNIIATAKEGIRVRPETLEPEKTTAKTTSAEPKKALPEGTVVGDGKIKIALARIDSRLLHGQVATAWTKAVNPNRIIVVSDNVAKDDLRKTLITQAAPPGVKANVIPIRKMIEVWNDPRFGKTVALLLFENPEDVAEVVKGGVELPEVNVGSMAHSEGKVMINNVLSVDEKDVEAFTYLRDQGVKFDVRKVPADSQQNLWELLKKAKMVKS